A window of Geobacter sp. contains these coding sequences:
- the lptF gene encoding LPS export ABC transporter permease LptF, whose product MYHAQAMLTTFDRYIIREIAVPFFLGMVAFTAVLLMGRFLKIADMVVAKGVPIADIARLIAYLFPSFALVTIPMAFLLAILLAFGRLSADSEIIAIKASGVSITRLLLPVMACATLATIATAIVAIYAVPWGNTSFKGLLTRAVEQRAEVDLRERVFVDSIPGLVIYVDRFDPVRQTMTGVMIQDQRDEKAPLTIFARQGSVTVHPGERRVLLNLTGGSIHRSLEKEGYRLIQFRDYTLNVQLPQTGQGIGRNELDMSLGELRAGVGSPATSDRIRREMELEFHRRFSTPFACFVFAIAGVPLGVQNRRSGKGGGFAVSIGLLLLYYVILSACKTLGERGLVPAVAAMWGPNIFFLALGIWFFRRAVTERPIFGGLSPIDLASSLWQRIAKQWPHR is encoded by the coding sequence ATGTATCATGCGCAAGCCATGCTGACCACCTTCGACCGATACATCATCCGCGAGATCGCCGTTCCGTTCTTCCTGGGGATGGTGGCCTTCACCGCTGTCCTCCTGATGGGGAGATTCCTCAAGATCGCCGACATGGTCGTGGCCAAGGGGGTGCCGATCGCCGATATCGCCCGCCTGATCGCCTATCTCTTCCCCTCCTTTGCCCTGGTGACCATCCCTATGGCATTCCTCCTGGCCATACTGCTGGCGTTCGGCCGTCTTTCCGCCGACAGCGAGATCATCGCCATCAAGGCGAGCGGCGTCAGCATCACCCGTCTGCTGCTGCCGGTCATGGCGTGCGCGACCCTGGCAACCATCGCCACCGCCATTGTCGCGATCTACGCAGTACCCTGGGGGAACACCTCCTTCAAGGGGCTTCTGACCAGGGCTGTGGAACAGCGGGCCGAAGTGGACCTGCGGGAGCGGGTCTTCGTGGACAGCATCCCCGGACTGGTCATCTATGTGGACCGCTTCGACCCCGTCCGCCAGACCATGACCGGCGTCATGATCCAGGACCAGCGCGATGAAAAGGCCCCGCTGACCATCTTTGCCCGCCAGGGGAGCGTAACGGTGCATCCCGGCGAACGCCGGGTCCTGCTCAACCTTACCGGCGGGAGCATCCACCGCAGCCTGGAGAAGGAGGGGTACCGCCTGATCCAGTTTCGCGATTACACCCTGAACGTCCAGCTGCCGCAAACCGGCCAGGGGATCGGCCGCAACGAGTTGGACATGTCGCTTGGAGAACTGCGGGCCGGGGTCGGGAGCCCGGCGACCAGCGACCGGATCCGGCGGGAGATGGAACTCGAATTCCATCGCCGCTTCTCCACCCCCTTTGCCTGTTTCGTCTTTGCCATAGCCGGCGTACCGCTGGGGGTGCAGAACCGACGTTCCGGCAAAGGGGGGGGATTCGCCGTCAGTATCGGTCTCCTTTTGCTTTACTACGTCATCCTCTCCGCCTGCAAAACCCTGGGGGAGCGTGGTCTGGTTCCCGCCGTCGCCGCCATGTGGGGGCCGAACATCTTCTTCCTCGCCCTCGGGATCTGGTTCTTCAGGCGCGCGGTGACAGAGCGCCCCATCTTCGGAGGTTTGTCCCCCATCGACCTTGCAAGCTCGCTCTGGCAGCGGATTGCCAAACAATGGCCCCACAGATGA
- a CDS encoding phosphatidate cytidylyltransferase: MKRLLTAAIALPLLILLILKGGVTGFTWFIAVVAAFGMDEFYRMALPDRRPEGAVLSLFGVLIPVLSGAGDSSLFPVTMTLPVLVAALLLLFRFRDIRQASQEWAILAAGLLYVPLLLVHLVWLRAGNHGISWIFLMLVIVMAGDSAAYYVGSALGRVKLYPQVSPNKSVEGALGGLAGSVVGALVARMTFFPELGVADAVVAALVLGVLGQLGDLFESLLKRSCGVKDSGTLVPGHGGILDRLDSILFAAPAAYWYAHFVFPLG, from the coding sequence ATCAAGAGACTGCTCACAGCCGCCATTGCCCTTCCCCTGTTGATCCTGCTCATCCTCAAGGGGGGGGTGACGGGATTCACCTGGTTCATCGCCGTGGTTGCAGCGTTCGGCATGGACGAGTTCTACCGCATGGCCCTGCCCGACCGTCGTCCCGAGGGAGCGGTCCTCTCGCTCTTCGGAGTCCTGATCCCCGTCTTGTCCGGTGCCGGCGACAGCTCGCTGTTCCCGGTGACCATGACCCTGCCCGTTCTCGTTGCCGCCCTGCTGCTCCTGTTCCGCTTTCGCGACATACGCCAGGCCTCACAGGAGTGGGCGATACTGGCTGCCGGCCTGCTCTATGTCCCGCTATTGCTGGTCCATCTGGTTTGGCTGCGGGCCGGGAACCACGGGATTTCCTGGATCTTCCTGATGCTGGTGATCGTCATGGCCGGCGATTCTGCAGCCTATTACGTCGGCTCCGCCCTGGGAAGGGTCAAGCTCTATCCGCAGGTCTCCCCCAACAAAAGTGTGGAGGGGGCTCTGGGAGGGCTGGCAGGAAGCGTGGTCGGCGCGCTGGTCGCGAGGATGACCTTTTTCCCCGAACTCGGGGTGGCCGATGCCGTGGTTGCGGCGTTGGTACTCGGCGTGCTGGGGCAGTTGGGAGACCTGTTCGAGTCCCTCCTGAAACGGAGCTGCGGTGTCAAGGATTCGGGTACGCTGGTGCCGGGGCATGGCGGCATACTGGACCGTCTGGACAGCATCCTTTTTGCGGCTCCTGCAGCATACTGGTATGCCCATTTCGTCTTTCCGCTCGGCTAG
- the lptG gene encoding LPS export ABC transporter permease LptG gives MTIISRYIVVTNLRLLGLCAGSFMAIYLVVDLLEKVGKFARAGGDPYHILLFFLWKLPEIATQVIPLAVLMATLLTLGSLSRTSELIAMRSAGVGLARVAAPLLGIGLVASLINLALSEWVVPKSFEKMRYIQEVQISHKSPAAFFRQGAIWYREGDTILQARLFDPASTTLLGVTLWQLDPTMQPVKRLDAARAEHRENGWLLRSVILRNYSAGSLTRTTQRQEEPIPLKLSLSDLRVVGKQAENMGFVELNRYCEKLSHGGYDATRYLTLLHTKLAAPFSPLVMAFLGIPFALRTGRSSGIAVGIGISLAIGLSYFIINAFLISFGQAGALPPPVAAWAANLLFIAIGIWLALTMDG, from the coding sequence ATGACCATTATCTCGCGTTATATCGTCGTCACCAATCTGCGGCTGCTCGGTCTCTGCGCCGGCTCGTTCATGGCAATCTACCTGGTGGTCGACCTGCTGGAAAAGGTGGGCAAATTCGCCCGCGCCGGCGGCGACCCGTACCATATCCTGCTCTTTTTCCTCTGGAAACTGCCGGAGATCGCCACCCAGGTCATCCCCCTGGCCGTGCTGATGGCGACCCTCCTTACCCTGGGCAGCCTCTCCCGCACCTCCGAACTGATCGCCATGCGGAGCGCGGGGGTGGGGCTGGCGCGGGTCGCGGCGCCGCTTCTGGGGATCGGCCTTGTGGCAAGTCTCATCAATCTTGCCCTGTCCGAGTGGGTGGTGCCGAAAAGCTTTGAAAAGATGCGCTACATCCAGGAGGTGCAGATATCCCACAAAAGCCCGGCCGCCTTCTTCAGGCAGGGGGCGATCTGGTACCGGGAAGGCGATACCATCCTCCAGGCGCGCCTGTTCGACCCTGCGTCGACAACCCTGCTGGGAGTCACCCTCTGGCAGCTCGATCCAACCATGCAGCCGGTAAAGCGGCTAGACGCGGCTCGCGCCGAACATCGGGAAAACGGCTGGCTCCTGCGTAGCGTGATCCTGCGCAACTACAGCGCCGGAAGCCTGACCCGGACGACACAACGGCAGGAAGAACCGATACCGCTCAAACTCAGCCTGTCCGACCTGCGGGTCGTGGGCAAGCAGGCGGAAAACATGGGATTCGTGGAGCTCAACAGGTACTGCGAAAAGCTGTCCCACGGGGGGTATGATGCCACCCGTTACCTCACCCTGCTCCACACCAAGCTGGCCGCACCCTTCAGCCCCCTGGTCATGGCCTTCCTCGGCATCCCCTTTGCCCTGCGCACGGGCCGCTCCAGCGGCATCGCCGTCGGCATCGGCATCAGCCTCGCCATCGGCCTTTCCTACTTCATCATCAATGCCTTTCTCATCTCCTTCGGCCAGGCAGGAGCGCTTCCTCCGCCGGTGGCGGCCTGGGCCGCCAACCTGCTCTTCATCGCCATCGGCATCTGGCTGGCGTTGACGATGGACGGCTAG
- a CDS encoding amidohydrolase family protein encodes MPHESALKRFRVFDSHFHVIDRRFPLVPNDGYLPPDFSCADYLARTGGLNLAGGAVVSGSFQALDQTYLEDALHCLGPSFVGVTQLPAQVSDAEVLRLDRLGVRAVRFNIRRGGSESVAHLESFALRVHGLAGWHVELYVDARELPALRETLLRLPAVSIDHLGLSREGLPDLLKLVERGVRVKATGFGRVDFDVATALRDICSANPDALMFGTDLPSTRAPRPYSDDDLLLVIETLGEKLATKVLCDNAVAFYRPGCSG; translated from the coding sequence ATGCCGCACGAATCGGCCCTTAAGCGCTTCAGGGTTTTCGATAGCCATTTTCATGTCATCGACCGCCGTTTCCCCCTGGTCCCCAATGACGGCTATCTCCCCCCCGATTTTTCCTGCGCCGACTACCTGGCGCGTACCGGCGGGCTCAACCTTGCCGGCGGTGCCGTGGTGTCGGGATCGTTCCAGGCTCTCGACCAGACCTACCTGGAGGACGCCCTGCACTGTCTCGGCCCGTCGTTTGTCGGCGTGACCCAGCTTCCGGCGCAGGTGAGCGACGCCGAGGTGCTTCGGCTGGACCGGCTCGGGGTGCGGGCGGTCCGCTTCAACATCCGGCGCGGCGGTTCGGAAAGCGTGGCGCACCTGGAGAGCTTTGCCCTGCGGGTTCATGGGCTGGCCGGCTGGCATGTGGAGCTCTACGTCGATGCCAGGGAGCTGCCGGCGCTGCGGGAGACCCTGCTGAGACTCCCCGCGGTGAGCATCGATCACCTGGGGCTTTCCCGTGAAGGGCTCCCCGATCTGCTCAAGCTGGTGGAACGCGGCGTTCGCGTCAAGGCGACCGGATTCGGCCGGGTGGACTTCGACGTGGCCACTGCCCTCAGGGATATCTGCAGCGCCAATCCCGATGCCCTGATGTTCGGCACCGATCTCCCCTCCACCAGGGCACCTCGCCCCTACAGCGACGACGATCTGCTGCTGGTGATCGAGACCCTGGGCGAGAAGCTGGCTACCAAGGTCCTCTGCGACAATGCCGTTGCCTTCTACCGTCCTGGGTGCTCTGGCTGA
- the rseP gene encoding RIP metalloprotease RseP codes for MTSIVAAIVVLGVLIFVHELGHFLLAKLFGIGVEKFSLGFGTKLFGFKRGETEYLVSAFPLGGYVKMVGEGGDSELSEEDKARSFAAKPPLQRIAVVAAGPLFNLAFAWLLFIILYLIGVPAVTSKVGEVPKDKPAALAGLKAGDVVTAIDGAPVNRWDDLANLIAGSGGKPLEIQVRRNNETLTFRVTPETRKGKNLFGETVSSPAIGIVSAGEQVTDHFGPGEALVKGSVQTVTVIKLTVLSLVKLVERAIPLDTVGGPIMIAKMAGEQASAGGVSFLAFMALLSVNLGVLNLLPVPILDGGHLFFFSWELVFRRPVSMKTREIAQQIGLALLIGLMVLAFYNDIIRYFVGQG; via the coding sequence ATGACAAGTATCGTCGCTGCCATAGTCGTTCTGGGTGTCCTGATCTTCGTGCATGAACTGGGGCACTTCCTGCTGGCCAAGCTGTTCGGCATCGGCGTGGAAAAATTCTCCCTCGGCTTCGGCACCAAGCTGTTCGGCTTCAAGCGTGGCGAAACCGAATACCTGGTTTCTGCCTTTCCGTTGGGCGGATACGTGAAGATGGTGGGGGAGGGAGGAGACAGCGAACTCTCCGAGGAGGACAAGGCCCGTTCCTTTGCCGCCAAGCCTCCGCTGCAGCGGATCGCCGTGGTCGCGGCCGGTCCCCTCTTCAATCTGGCCTTTGCCTGGCTCTTGTTCATCATCCTCTACCTGATCGGCGTACCCGCGGTCACCAGCAAGGTCGGCGAGGTCCCCAAGGACAAGCCGGCTGCCCTTGCCGGTCTGAAGGCGGGCGACGTGGTGACCGCCATCGACGGCGCACCGGTCAACCGCTGGGACGACCTGGCAAACCTGATCGCCGGGAGCGGTGGCAAGCCGCTGGAGATCCAGGTCCGACGCAACAACGAAACCCTCACCTTCCGGGTCACGCCGGAAACCCGGAAGGGGAAGAACCTGTTCGGCGAGACCGTTTCCTCTCCGGCCATCGGCATCGTCTCGGCGGGCGAACAGGTGACCGACCACTTCGGTCCCGGCGAGGCACTGGTCAAGGGGAGCGTTCAGACCGTCACCGTCATCAAGCTGACAGTGCTGTCCCTGGTCAAGCTGGTGGAGCGGGCTATCCCCCTGGACACGGTGGGGGGGCCGATCATGATCGCCAAGATGGCCGGCGAACAGGCCTCTGCCGGCGGGGTGAGTTTCCTTGCCTTCATGGCGCTTCTGTCGGTAAACCTGGGGGTCCTCAACCTCCTGCCGGTGCCTATCCTGGATGGTGGCCACCTGTTTTTCTTCAGCTGGGAGCTGGTATTCCGCCGTCCGGTGAGCATGAAAACCCGTGAGATCGCACAGCAGATCGGCCTGGCGCTCCTGATCGGCCTGATGGTGCTGGCGTTTTACAACGATATCATCCGTTATTTCGTCGGGCAGGGATAA
- a CDS encoding 1-deoxy-D-xylulose-5-phosphate reductoisomerase: MKKLSILGSTGSIGVSTLEIVAAHPDRFEVVAITAGSNIELLARQIAAFRPRLVAVLNDELAGRLKMLLPGGCQPEIMCGVEGLIAAATHADAEMVVAAIVGAAGLVPTMAAIHAGKGLALANKETLVTAGHLVMEAVAAKGIKLYPVDSEHSAVFQSIEGHRGEDIEKIILTASGGPFLNTPAAKLAEVTVADALNHPNWSMGKKITIDSASMMNKGLEVIEARWLFDVPPEKIDVNIHPQSIIHSMVEYVDGCVIAQLGTPDMKAPIAYALSYPERVATGVKPLDLTAFSGLTFFRPDLEKFRCLQLAYQAMAAGESMPAVMNAANEIAVESFLDGRIRFLDISAVIERTMSLHQPHSLGTIEEVLGVDRWAREKTREQLQAVNRKS, translated from the coding sequence ATGAAAAAACTGAGCATTCTGGGATCGACCGGTTCCATCGGTGTCAGCACGCTGGAGATCGTTGCGGCCCATCCGGACCGTTTCGAGGTGGTGGCGATCACCGCAGGGAGCAACATCGAGCTGCTGGCCCGGCAGATCGCGGCCTTCAGGCCCCGGCTGGTGGCCGTGCTGAACGACGAACTGGCCGGCCGGTTGAAAATGCTCCTCCCCGGCGGCTGTCAGCCGGAGATCATGTGCGGTGTGGAGGGGCTCATTGCTGCAGCCACCCATGCCGATGCGGAGATGGTGGTTGCCGCCATTGTCGGCGCTGCCGGGCTCGTGCCGACCATGGCAGCCATCCATGCCGGAAAGGGTCTGGCGCTTGCCAACAAGGAGACCCTGGTAACCGCCGGGCACCTGGTCATGGAGGCGGTGGCTGCCAAGGGGATAAAGCTCTACCCTGTGGACAGCGAACATAGCGCGGTCTTCCAGTCCATCGAGGGGCATCGCGGCGAGGACATCGAAAAAATCATCCTGACTGCATCAGGTGGCCCGTTTCTCAACACGCCGGCAGCGAAGCTGGCAGAGGTGACGGTAGCCGATGCCCTCAACCACCCCAACTGGAGCATGGGGAAGAAGATCACCATTGATTCCGCCAGCATGATGAACAAGGGGCTGGAGGTGATCGAGGCGCGCTGGCTGTTCGATGTGCCCCCGGAGAAGATCGACGTCAACATCCATCCCCAGAGCATCATCCACTCCATGGTGGAGTATGTGGATGGCTGCGTTATCGCCCAGCTGGGGACGCCGGACATGAAGGCGCCCATTGCCTATGCCCTTTCCTATCCGGAACGGGTGGCGACCGGCGTGAAACCGCTGGACCTGACGGCCTTTTCCGGGCTCACCTTTTTCCGGCCGGATCTGGAGAAGTTCCGCTGCCTGCAGCTTGCCTACCAGGCCATGGCTGCCGGTGAGAGCATGCCGGCCGTCATGAATGCGGCCAACGAGATCGCCGTGGAGTCTTTTCTCGACGGCAGGATCCGTTTCCTCGATATCTCCGCGGTCATCGAACGGACCATGTCGCTGCATCAGCCCCATTCCCTCGGCACCATCGAGGAGGTCCTCGGCGTTGACCGCTGGGCCAGGGAAAAGACACGGGAACAATTGCAAGCAGTGAATCGGAAATCGTGA
- a CDS encoding UMP kinase, with protein sequence MSQPYYKRVLLKLSGEALGGAQGYGIDPETISSIANEVKGVVECGTELALVIGGGNIFRGLAASSKGMDRASADYMGMLATMINSLAMQDALEKVGVDTRVQSAIAMQEVAEPYIRRRAMRHLEKGRVVIFGAGTGNPFFTTDTAASLRAMEIGAEAILKGTKVDGVYSADPKKDATAVKFASLTYLEVLKRGLQVMDATATSLCMDNSLPIIVFDITTPGNVRKVVCGEAIGTIVKGE encoded by the coding sequence ATGTCTCAACCATACTACAAGCGGGTGCTCCTGAAGCTCTCCGGTGAGGCACTGGGTGGAGCGCAGGGCTACGGAATCGACCCCGAAACCATCAGCTCCATCGCCAACGAGGTGAAGGGAGTGGTGGAGTGCGGAACGGAGCTGGCGCTGGTCATCGGCGGCGGCAACATCTTCCGCGGCCTGGCCGCTTCCTCCAAGGGGATGGACCGCGCCAGCGCCGACTACATGGGGATGCTGGCCACCATGATCAACTCACTTGCCATGCAGGATGCGCTGGAAAAGGTCGGGGTCGATACACGGGTCCAGTCTGCCATCGCCATGCAGGAGGTAGCCGAGCCCTATATCCGGCGTCGCGCCATGCGCCATCTGGAGAAGGGGCGGGTGGTCATCTTCGGCGCCGGCACCGGTAACCCGTTCTTTACTACCGACACCGCCGCCAGTCTCAGGGCGATGGAGATCGGTGCGGAGGCGATCCTGAAGGGGACCAAGGTGGACGGAGTCTATTCCGCCGATCCCAAGAAGGATGCCACTGCAGTCAAGTTTGCCAGTCTGACCTACCTGGAGGTTCTGAAGAGAGGGCTGCAGGTCATGGATGCCACTGCTACCTCTCTCTGTATGGACAACAGCCTCCCGATCATCGTCTTTGACATCACCACGCCGGGGAACGTCCGGAAGGTGGTCTGCGGCGAAGCGATCGGCACCATCGTGAAAGGAGAGTAA
- the tsf gene encoding translation elongation factor Ts: protein MSITAAQVNELRKATGAGLMDCKKALQETGGDQEKAVDYLRKKGLAAASKKSGRVASEGAVGSYIHAGGKIGVLVEVNCETDFVAKNENFQAFVKDVAMHIAAAAPQYVRREEVAADALEREKDIYRAKARESGKPDNIIEKIIEGQVNKFYADICLLEQPFVKDPDKTVQTFLNETIATIGENMSIRRFSRFVLGEGLEKKESDFAAEVAAAVGK, encoded by the coding sequence GTGAGCATTACAGCAGCACAGGTGAATGAACTGAGGAAGGCGACCGGCGCAGGGCTGATGGACTGCAAGAAGGCTCTCCAGGAGACCGGCGGCGACCAGGAGAAGGCAGTCGACTATCTCCGCAAGAAGGGTCTGGCCGCAGCATCCAAGAAATCCGGCCGCGTGGCCAGCGAAGGGGCCGTTGGTTCCTACATCCATGCCGGCGGCAAGATCGGCGTGCTGGTCGAAGTGAACTGCGAGACCGATTTCGTTGCCAAGAACGAGAATTTCCAGGCGTTCGTCAAGGATGTCGCCATGCATATCGCTGCGGCCGCTCCCCAGTATGTGCGGCGCGAAGAGGTTGCCGCCGATGCCCTGGAGCGCGAGAAAGATATCTACCGCGCCAAGGCCCGTGAAAGCGGCAAGCCGGACAATATCATCGAAAAGATCATCGAGGGGCAGGTCAACAAGTTTTATGCCGATATCTGCCTCCTGGAGCAGCCCTTTGTCAAGGATCCGGACAAGACGGTGCAGACCTTCCTGAACGAGACCATCGCCACCATCGGCGAAAACATGTCGATTCGCCGCTTCTCCCGTTTCGTCCTGGGGGAGGGTCTGGAGAAGAAGGAAAGCGATTTTGCCGCGGAGGTTGCAGCCGCGGTCGGCAAGTAG
- a CDS encoding ribosome recycling factor translates to MTKDVIAAMKSHMEKTVESLRREYQKIRTGRASTSLLDDVKLDYYGTPTPVSQVATLAVPEPRTITLQPWESKLIPLIEKAIMNANLGVTPANDGKLIRLVLPPLTEERRKDIVKQLKKMAEEAKVALRNLRRDAIDGVKKLEKDKKISEDDLKRAEKEVQDVTKTFETKIDEVLVHKEKEVMEV, encoded by the coding sequence GTGACCAAAGATGTCATCGCCGCCATGAAATCCCACATGGAGAAGACCGTCGAGTCTCTCCGTCGCGAATATCAGAAGATCCGCACCGGCCGCGCGTCGACTTCTCTCTTGGATGATGTGAAGCTCGACTACTATGGCACTCCCACGCCGGTGAGCCAGGTTGCCACCCTGGCTGTTCCCGAGCCGCGCACCATCACCCTGCAGCCGTGGGAGTCGAAGCTGATCCCGCTGATCGAGAAGGCGATCATGAATGCCAATCTCGGGGTGACGCCGGCCAACGACGGCAAACTGATCCGGCTGGTTCTCCCCCCCCTCACCGAAGAGCGGCGTAAGGATATCGTCAAGCAGCTGAAGAAGATGGCAGAGGAGGCGAAGGTGGCATTGCGCAATCTCCGCCGCGACGCCATCGACGGCGTGAAAAAGCTGGAAAAAGACAAGAAGATCTCCGAGGACGATCTCAAACGGGCCGAAAAAGAGGTGCAGGACGTTACCAAGACCTTCGAGACCAAGATCGACGAGGTGCTGGTCCACAAGGAGAAGGAAGTCATGGAGGTCTGA
- a CDS encoding isoprenyl transferase yields MNRLKPDKMPRHLAIIMDGNGRWAKQRMLQRIVGHQKGVEAVRATVEECSKLGIGFLTLFAFSAENWLRPKTEVQALMALLKKYIRSEVPRMMRNNVRFGVIGNREDLPASVNREIDDAIARTAGNTGMLLTLALSYGSRQEIARAAVRLAADAVAGTVDLTMVSEELFTSYLFTGGIPDPDLLIRTSGEMRISNFLLWQLAYTELYFTDVNWPEFDRTELHKALKDYQERERRFGLTSDQLRVCR; encoded by the coding sequence ATGAATCGACTCAAGCCGGATAAAATGCCGCGCCATCTTGCCATCATCATGGATGGCAACGGTCGTTGGGCCAAGCAGCGCATGCTGCAGCGCATTGTCGGTCATCAGAAGGGTGTGGAGGCGGTCCGTGCGACTGTCGAGGAGTGTTCGAAGCTGGGCATCGGCTTCCTGACGCTGTTTGCCTTTTCCGCCGAGAACTGGCTCAGGCCCAAGACCGAGGTCCAGGCCCTGATGGCGCTCCTGAAGAAGTATATCCGCTCGGAAGTCCCGCGGATGATGCGGAACAATGTCCGCTTCGGCGTCATCGGCAACCGCGAGGACCTGCCGGCGAGCGTGAACCGGGAGATTGACGACGCCATCGCCCGGACTGCCGGCAATACCGGCATGCTGCTGACCCTGGCCCTTTCCTACGGGTCCCGCCAGGAGATTGCCCGTGCCGCAGTGCGCCTGGCAGCCGATGCCGTGGCCGGCACCGTCGACCTGACAATGGTGAGCGAGGAGCTGTTCACCAGTTATCTTTTCACCGGCGGCATCCCCGATCCCGATCTTCTGATCAGGACCAGCGGCGAGATGAGGATCAGCAACTTTCTCCTCTGGCAGCTCGCCTATACCGAGCTCTATTTTACCGACGTCAACTGGCCGGAATTCGACCGGACCGAATTGCACAAGGCATTGAAGGACTATCAGGAGCGTGAGCGCCGTTTCGGGCTCACCAGTGATCAATTGCGGGTCTGCCGCTGA
- the rpsB gene encoding 30S ribosomal protein S2: protein MSSITMKELLEAGVHFGHQTKRWNPKMKPYIFGARNGIYIIDLQKTVRLFKNAYNFVTDAVRAGENVLFVGTKKQAQDSVAEEASRCNMYYVNQRWLGGMLTNFTTVKQSIDRLKRLDAMLADGTAEAYTKKEALKFDKERQKLEKTLGGIKGMGRLPGVIFVIDPKNEEIAVQEAKKLGIKVVAIVDTNCDPDHIDYIIPGNDDAIRAIRLLTSKVADAVLEGAQARNTDLQTDSEGEDAAVEAAAAEGEEETTD from the coding sequence ATGTCGAGTATCACCATGAAGGAACTGTTGGAGGCCGGTGTCCACTTCGGCCACCAGACCAAGCGCTGGAACCCCAAGATGAAGCCGTATATCTTCGGGGCACGGAACGGGATCTACATCATCGACCTGCAGAAGACCGTCAGGCTCTTCAAGAACGCCTACAACTTCGTGACTGATGCGGTCCGCGCCGGCGAAAACGTCCTGTTCGTCGGGACCAAGAAGCAGGCGCAGGATTCGGTTGCCGAAGAGGCAAGCCGCTGCAACATGTACTACGTCAACCAGCGCTGGCTGGGTGGGATGCTCACCAACTTCACCACGGTGAAGCAGAGCATCGACCGCCTCAAGCGGCTCGACGCCATGCTGGCAGACGGCACTGCCGAGGCCTATACCAAGAAGGAAGCGCTCAAGTTCGACAAGGAGCGCCAGAAGCTGGAAAAGACCCTGGGCGGGATCAAGGGGATGGGCCGGCTGCCGGGCGTGATCTTCGTCATCGACCCGAAAAACGAGGAGATTGCGGTCCAGGAGGCCAAGAAGCTCGGCATCAAGGTGGTGGCCATCGTTGACACCAACTGCGACCCCGACCATATCGACTACATCATCCCGGGCAACGACGACGCCATCCGCGCCATCCGTCTCCTGACCAGCAAGGTCGCCGATGCCGTTCTGGAAGGTGCGCAGGCACGCAACACCGATCTCCAGACCGACAGCGAAGGCGAGGATGCAGCCGTTGAGGCCGCGGCCGCTGAAGGCGAAGAAGAAACCACCGACTAG
- a CDS encoding transcription factor: MAGPVDIHHCHALILNRMQHRTAEPSPCLAQGVPMKSLLTLLFTFILVSPAMAAGTSSPLPPKYDPRAKSQPVPVQERKDRITILSIIPAQGEPGMTVTLSGAGFTEGTTVFLGSTEIPTRIIGPKQLSFDIPRLAAGLYALFLKTEDGSTSKTYSFSVQPLKPVATSLSPDSIPSCTMSGSRDVTINGRNFQEGALVLFDGGAIRSRFLSAEGMAFSVPAVKGGIHQIQVKNPEETVSTPLALMVDTRPEITSISTGEDHVNYYELIIEGRNFLQGSVLVVDGMRISGSNPAPGDRDRLIYMDCTRLIYQRYPADPSAKTLRVQVVNPGNEDSPVITVSTP; this comes from the coding sequence ATGGCCGGACCTGTTGACATCCACCATTGCCATGCTTTAATCCTCAATAGGATGCAGCACCGGACTGCCGAGCCGTCCCCCTGCCTCGCCCAAGGAGTTCCCATGAAATCCCTTTTGACGCTGTTGTTCACCTTCATCCTCGTATCTCCCGCCATGGCTGCCGGCACCTCGTCCCCCCTCCCCCCGAAGTACGACCCCCGGGCGAAGAGCCAGCCAGTTCCGGTGCAGGAGCGCAAGGACCGGATCACCATCCTCAGCATCATCCCTGCCCAGGGCGAACCGGGGATGACCGTGACCCTTTCCGGGGCGGGCTTTACCGAAGGCACCACCGTCTTTCTCGGCAGCACCGAGATCCCGACCCGGATCATCGGGCCGAAACAGCTCAGCTTTGACATCCCCCGCCTGGCAGCAGGCCTCTATGCCCTCTTCCTGAAAACGGAGGACGGCAGCACCAGCAAGACCTACTCGTTTTCGGTCCAGCCCCTGAAGCCGGTGGCAACCTCGCTGTCGCCCGACAGCATCCCGTCCTGCACCATGAGCGGCAGCCGGGACGTGACCATAAACGGCAGGAATTTCCAGGAAGGAGCCCTGGTGCTGTTCGACGGCGGCGCCATCCGGAGCAGGTTCCTCTCGGCAGAAGGGATGGCGTTTTCGGTACCGGCAGTCAAGGGGGGGATTCACCAGATCCAGGTAAAAAACCCGGAAGAGACCGTCTCCACACCGCTGGCGCTGATGGTGGACACCCGGCCGGAGATCACCTCCATCAGCACCGGCGAGGATCATGTCAATTACTACGAGCTGATCATCGAAGGGAGGAACTTCCTGCAGGGATCGGTGCTGGTCGTGGACGGCATGCGGATAAGCGGCAGCAACCCGGCGCCGGGAGACCGGGACCGGCTGATCTACATGGACTGTACCCGGCTCATCTACCAGCGTTACCCGGCCGACCCGTCCGCCAAGACCCTGCGGGTCCAGGTGGTGAATCCCGGCAACGAGGACAGTCCGGTGATCACGGTCAGCACGCCGTAG